The following are from one region of the Pseudomonas lalucatii genome:
- a CDS encoding ComF family protein codes for MRCQPGKQPAVYQWLKNKQYCTLCDEAADLPHALCSSCEGELPWLGEHCQVCALPLSAAGLTCGACLHRPPSFDRVTAPWRYAFPVDSLITRFKHQAQWPLGRLLGELLSHHLRHAFADGLPRPELLLAVPLAARRQRRRGFNQAQLLAEWLSQSLHLPQQAHWLRRTGETQAQQQLDAAARRRNLRHAFALAPESRVAGRHLALVDDVLTTGATAESLARLLKRAGAARVDVYCLARTPRPGER; via the coding sequence ATGCGCTGTCAACCTGGCAAGCAGCCTGCGGTTTACCAATGGCTGAAAAACAAACAATATTGCACGCTGTGCGATGAAGCCGCCGACCTGCCCCACGCCCTGTGCAGCAGCTGCGAGGGCGAGCTGCCCTGGCTGGGCGAACACTGCCAGGTCTGCGCGCTGCCACTGTCCGCTGCCGGGCTGACCTGCGGCGCCTGCCTGCACCGGCCGCCGAGCTTCGACCGGGTCACCGCGCCGTGGCGCTACGCCTTCCCGGTGGACAGCCTGATCACCCGTTTCAAGCACCAGGCCCAGTGGCCCTTGGGACGCCTGCTCGGCGAGCTCCTGTCACATCACCTGCGCCACGCCTTCGCGGACGGCCTGCCCCGCCCCGAGCTGCTGCTGGCGGTGCCCCTGGCCGCGCGCCGCCAGCGCCGGCGCGGCTTCAACCAGGCGCAGCTGCTCGCCGAATGGCTGAGCCAGAGCCTGCACCTGCCCCAGCAGGCGCACTGGCTGCGGCGCACCGGCGAGACCCAGGCCCAGCAACAGCTGGACGCCGCGGCACGGCGGCGCAACCTGCGCCACGCCTTCGCCCTGGCGCCCGAGAGCCGGGTGGCCGGGCGGCACCTGGCCCTGGTCGACGACGTGCTGACCACCGGCGCCACCGCCGAGAGCCTGGCCCGTCTGTTGAAGCGCGCCGGCGCGGCCCGGGTCGATGTCTACTGCCTGGCCCGCACGCCCAGGCCGGGCGAGCGCTGA